ATATACCAACAGTCCAGCTCGATGGAATATCAAAATCGCCCTGTTCGGCAAATAAACCGGCATAATCATCAAATTCACTCATCCATACTTTTGACTGGTAAGTAACACCAATGGCAAAATTATCGGTTAAATGACCGAGGTATCCAATTTTAAAACCATAGCCAAAACCACTATCCGTTCCGTTACCCGAAACTGCGGAAGGATTAGATGAAAACGCACCAAACGCAGTAAGGCCTTCTGCTTCGAAATATTGGTAGGCCAATACTCCGGTTATACCAATACTGTGGTTTTCACCCAGTTTTTGCGAATAACTAATGTTTCCAAAAAGTTGCGCCAGATTTACCCCCGTTCTTTCTGAGGTAGGGTCGTAAAAAGTTGCAGTAGGATAATCGGTATTCATTCCGCCATTTCCAAATAAGGTAGCAGAAATGCTTGAATTGTCGCTTACCATCCAGTTTGCTCCTAAAGATGGAATGATAAAAAGTTTGCTGTCGCTTTCAATAGTTCCGGGCATTAAGCCAAAAGTTCCTTCCATGCCTGAAGGATTTCCGGTAATGGTATATTGGCGGTTCGGATTAAAAAAGTTAACGCCCAACTGGTATTGACTTCCCAAAAACACATTGCCGGCAGGGTTGCCATTAATTAAAGAACCCTGGTAAAATGCAATGCCTGCACCGGCAAGTCCTTTGTTAATCGTTCCGTATCCGGTACTAAAATAACCATCGGTTGCGTACAGCTGTGCGCTTATAAGAATACCTGCCACAAACAAGGCAAGAGTTTTAATGCTTAAATGTTGTTTCATAATAATTGTAAGCTTATAGTTTATAAGACAAAGGTATTCGCCAATATTAAATCTTCTAATTTGTAGATTATGATACATATCATAAGCAAAAAGAACAGAGCTGACATGCCTCATTAAATCCATCGCTTAAAAAATTAGGTGCCAACATTATTTTAGCTTTCTAATCATTAAAAAATTACTAATCTACACCTAAATTAGCATGAAATACATATATAGTTTCTCCGAATGAAACATCTATTCCGTATTTTTGTTATCAGGATTAGAAAAGTAAATAATTATGAGTAAAAATTCGATGCCTTCAAAACAGAGTAAAAGAGACAGGCGCGACATGATTCAATATATCAATCTTCAACTGGCCTCCCTAGGTCAACCTACATATATTGATAACAGTGAAGCAGGTACCAGATTTGCCAACGAAAAGTTTCAAATCTTAACGGAAGGTTTGATTAATAGTTTTAAGGAGAAATCCCGTTTATTAGGAGACCAGTTGTCGCCGGCTGATACCCGAATACAAAATTTTATCGACGACTATTTAAAAGAAGTGGAATTTGCAAAAGATTACCGCTTACCCAACAATACCCTGGTTCTAAACCAAAAAGGTATGGCTCGCGAATTGAGTTTGCCACCTAACGGAAAAGAGTTTAAGAATGAATTGTTGAGCTCTTATCGTTTGAAGCAGGGAATTTTAAATAATCCTGTTCACGACAAGCGAACAACTAAAGGTACTTTCCATATTGTTCGTGGCGGGTTACCGGTGCCATTAGACAAAAAAGAAGTACCAAAAATTACTTTTGCCCACATGTTGCATTCGGCATTTCACGAATCGCCTGATGATATGAAACTGCTGCCATTTACATCGCTGATGGAAGACAAGGCAAAAGTATTTGTTTCGTTATTACTGCGCCCAACCGTTTGCCCCGAAGTTCCGGGTGTAATAAGCGAGAAAAGCCTTGAAGTGCGGTTTTTTGCACCAGGAGGTTTGGTGAGTAACCTCGATTTTGTTGAGAATATTTTTGGAAATGCAGGCGATCATAACCTGGCAATAAACGATGCTGCACTTGATGTTGAACATTGGACCGGGCATACCGGATGTATAATCTTGGCACCACATTTAATTCGGTTGAAGAAAAAAGATGTGGGCTTACCGCATTACGACGATGCTTCTGAGCGCCAGAAACGCGATGGCATGTGTTGGAAAGATGAAAATGAGTTGTACAATGATGGAACAGCATTTAAGCTTACGTGTAGAGACGAACGAGGAGTAGTGGTTACCATAATCGCCGATAATTATTACGGCTACTCGAAGAAAGAAATTAAAACACAAATTGGTTACTCGGCCAACTTGTTTGGTTTGGTAGAGGAGGAGCATGCAGGTGGTGCCATTGCTTTTCCGCGAGGTAATATGAGCGACAGTGTATTTGGCGCTAATTTTACCAGTAAATTTGAAAAACCTTATTCTTTTGAAGAGGCGAAAAAATTATTGGATGACCGCATTAAAGTGCAACCCGGAAATTATGCCATTGATAAAAAATATGAAAACATAATTTATATTCCTGAAAATGCAGATATTGACGTAGAAAAGAGCGCTGTTAGCTGGTTATATAAAAATAAGGAATATCAATTAAAGCTTTCGCCTAAAAAAGTTTATGTGCATCCCACAGGGCATAAATTCGAATTGGTAAAACATCCAACACAGCAAATGTGGCGGATTATTGATACCGCTCCTGAAGGCATGTTCTGCCATAAGCCAAGTACAGTTTCGGGAGGTGGAAAATCAGAAATTTCTAAATCGATGCAAAATGCCATTAAATATGGTTATTTCTACATCGAGAATTTGGAAGAAGCTGAAAATATGGTGGATGAAATTATCAACCGCGACTATTCAAATCGATGGAAAAATATTCGACCTGATGCCGATCCCTCACGTCCATTCTTAAGTAAAGAGCGTGCGTTAGGTTCAGCTGTTAAATTATTAACACCATCTGATCAGTACAGCGACGAGTACAACCAGTTTTTAAAAGATATTCCGGAGAATGTACGAACATTGGCATTTTTTGTAAAACGCCACTACCGGGGCAATGAAGAACGTGGGTTGAAATGGCGTGAACTATTTAATGTAGAAATAGTAAATGGTCGTCCGGGTAATGCTTTGCAGTACAAGCACAATCCTATTGTAGCGAGTTACGTTCGTATAGGATTTAACCAGGAAGGGCGTTGGTTCCTGCACAAGTTACGTTCTGATTTTGTTCCAAGTATGAAAATTCAGACCGAAGATGATATTTCTGCAACAATAACAGTGCCTGCCAACCAGGTGTCGCATTTAAACGAAGAGTACAGCAATCCGAGTATAAAGCTGGTGGCCAACTGCGAAAGTCACTTATTTCAGCGTCCTGACGAAGCTGTAATTCGGGGCTACGATAAAGAAGCCGAAAAAGAAATTGTTGATAATGGCACCTTCCTTACCAATTACGAACCACTGTCAAAAGCAAATGCGCAAGCGTTATTGGATGACGCCATTAGTTTTGAGAAATACACTAAGCCGGTTAAAGATTTTATAAAAAGGGTGGTTGAAAGCGAAAGCGACAACTATTTTGTTACTCCTTCGCATCCGAGAATTGTTGACGGAGAACCAACAAAAAATCCAAGGTACCTGCAACGTAATATATTTAAAAACGAAACCCTGGATTCGTACCTAGCAGAAATTGGTGTGCGTTTGCATCGTAAAATAAAATCAAAAGATCCGGTTGTTTGGCCTGTAAATGCTGTTCTTCCCGGGCGAAGGAATAATCCGATTGACAAAAAAGCAGGCATTCGTCCGCTGGCGGTTTATAACCCGATCCACTACCAGGAATTACCGGAGTTGTTCATGGATTTTATTGCAAGTATTACCGGAAAATCACCATCAACAACAGGTGCTGGTCTTGAAGGTGCACTTACCAAAGGACCATTTAATATGTTGGTGCCAACCACCGACTTGAACAATGCATTACTATCTTATATTTTAACAGAATATCAGGGATTTAGCTCAGCAGCAGGTTATATTGGACA
Above is a genomic segment from uncultured Draconibacterium sp. containing:
- a CDS encoding outer membrane protein transport protein, whose product is MKQHLSIKTLALFVAGILISAQLYATDGYFSTGYGTINKGLAGAGIAFYQGSLINGNPAGNVFLGSQYQLGVNFFNPNRQYTITGNPSGMEGTFGLMPGTIESDSKLFIIPSLGANWMVSDNSSISATLFGNGGMNTDYPTATFYDPTSERTGVNLAQLFGNISYSQKLGENHSIGITGVLAYQYFEAEGLTAFGAFSSNPSAVSGNGTDSGFGYGFKIGYLGHLTDNFAIGVTYQSKVWMSEFDDYAGLFAEQGDFDIPSSWTVGISWELAQDFTVMADVKQIMFGDVNSIGNPMLPNLMQSPLGTTDGAGFGWENIMVYKLGFNYAGVETWDFRAGLSIGDNPIPESEVMFNILAPGVIQNQIALGFSKEVGKSGNKFHMAFNYAMNSSVEGANPLDTPSGQTIEIEMNQFELEFGFSF